In one Oncorhynchus nerka isolate Pitt River linkage group LG7, Oner_Uvic_2.0, whole genome shotgun sequence genomic region, the following are encoded:
- the LOC135572371 gene encoding uncharacterized protein LOC135572371, which yields MYVAATHDSDCGNQPRPYYGNQPRPYYGNQPRPYYGNQPRPYYGNQPRPYYGNQPRPYYGNQPRPYYGNQPRPYYGNQPRPYYGNQPTPPYYGNQPQPYYGKPTRPYYGNQPQPYYGNQPQPYYGNQPQPYYGNQPQPYYGNQPQPYYGNQPRPYYGNQPRPYYGNQPRPYYGNQPRPYYGNQPQPYYGNQPHYGNQPQPYYGNQPQPYYGNQPQPYYGNQPQPYYGNQPQPYYGNQPQPYYGNQPQPYYGNQPQPYYGNQPQPYYGNQPQPYYGNQPQPYYGNQPQPYYGNQPQPYYAYYGNQPQPYYGNQPQPYYGNQPQPYYGNQPQPYYGNQPQPYYGNQPQPYYGNQPQPYQPQPYYGNQPQPYYGNQPQPYYGNQPQPYYGNQPQPYYGNQPQPYYGSQPQPYYGNQPQPYYGNQPQPYYGNQPQPYYGNQPQPYYGNQPQPYYGNQPQPYYGNQPQPYYGNQPQPYYGNQPQPYYGNQPQPYYGNQPQPYYGNQPQPYYGNQPQPYYGNQPQPYYGNQPQPYYGNQPQPYYGNQPQPYYGNQPQPYYGNQPQPYYANLSPIRRSCTTD from the exons ATGTATGTTGCCGCGACACATGACAGTGACTGTGGTAACCAACCCCGGCCCTACTATGGCAACCAACCTCGGCCCTACTATGGCAACCAACCCCGGCCCTACTATGGCAACCAACCCCGGCCCTACTATGGCAACCAACCCCGGCCCTACTATGGCAACCAACCCCGGCCCTACTATGGCAACCAACCCCGGCCCTACTATGGCAACCAACCCCGGCCCTACTATGGCAACCAACCCCGGCCCTACTATGGCAACCAACCAACCCCG CCCTACTATGGCAACCAACCCCAGCCCTACTATGGCAAACCAACCCGGCCCTACTATGGCAACCAACCCCAGCCCTACTATGGCAACCAACCCCAGCCCTACTATGGCAACCAACCCCAGCCCTACTATGGCAACCAACCCCAGCCCTACTATGGCAACCAACCCCAGCCCTACTATGGCAACCAACCCCGGCCCTACTATGGCAACCAACCCCGGCCCTACTATGGCAACCAACCCCGGCCCTACTATGGCAACCAACCCCGGCCCTACTATGGCAACCAACCCCAGCCCTACTATGGCAACCAACCCCACTATGGCAACCAACCCCAGCCCTACTATGGCAACCAACCCCAGCCCTACTATGGCAACCAACCCCAGCCCTACTATGGCAACCAACCCCAGCCCTACTATGGCAACCAACCCCAGCCCTACTATGGCAACCAACCCCAGCCCTACTATGGCAACCAACCCCAGCCCTACTATGGCAACCAACCCCAGCCCTACTATGGCAACCAACCTCAGCCCTACTATGGCAACCAACCTCAGCCCTACTATGGCAACCAACCTCAGCCCTACTATGGCAACCAACCTCAGCCCTACTATGGCAACCAACCTCAGCCCTACTATG CCTACTATGGCAACCAACCTCAGCCCTACTATGGCAACCAACCTCAGCCCTACTATGGCAACCAACCTCAGCCCTACTATGGCAACCAACCTCAGCCCTACTATGGCAACCAACCTCAGCCCTACTATGGCAACCAACCTCAGCCCTACTATGGCAACCAACCTCAGCCCTACCAACCTCAGCCCTACTATGGCAACCAACCTCAGCCCTACTATGGCAACCAACCTCAGCCCTACTATGGCAACCAACCTCAGCCCTACTATGGCAACCAACCTCAGCCCTACTATGGCAACCAACCTCAGCCCTACTATGGCAGCCAACCTCAGCCCTACTATGGCAACCAACCTCAGCCCTACTATGGCAACCAACCTCAGCCCTACTATGGCAACCAACCTCAGCCCTACTATGGCAACCAACCTCAGCCCTACTATGGCAACCAACCTCAGCCCTACTATGGCAACCAACCTCAGCCCTACTATGGCAACCAACCTCAGCCCTACTATGGCAACCAACCTCAGCCCTACTATGGCAACCAACCTCAGCCCTACTATGGCAACCAACCTCAGCCCTACTATGGCAACCAACCTCAGCCCTACTATGGCAACCAACCTCAGCCCTACTATGGCAACCAACCTCAGCCCTACTATGGCAACCAACCCCAGCCCTACTATGGCAACCAACCCCAGCCCTACTATGGCAACCAACCTCAGCCCTACTATGGCAACCAACCTCAGCCCTACTATGGCAACCAACCTCAGCCCTACTATGGCAACCAACCCCAGCCCTACTATGCCAACCTCAGCCCTATCCGTCGCTCCTGTACCACAGACTGA